Proteins encoded within one genomic window of Prosthecobacter fusiformis:
- a CDS encoding peptidoglycan-binding protein has product MDTALPAPKSADTPLTVKVHRYPGTRAFQDKELDRRLFTGRDTEIRELCQRILSHRIVVLYATSGTGKSSLLKAGVFPELRARGYLPLDVRFDFSKECTLGTQLDKEVRRECARPEQAATLIDAPSDSPTFEHYFDQAEFWGTRGPMVPVLVLDQFEDVFKRHKDPKIAKQIAQAQAVLFKEIASLITSPRDMRLVLSLREDAIGTLLAMGHEIPGLTHHNLQLLPLSAENAIEAIKLPATKDFGKYNALYTPPFECDDDAVRPLTNWLAEKSRAVIKDTMRGEGGGVETFVLQIFCEHIEAHAIREIAAGRTGTFTTALFEGKGKKEAVLRDYYHGKLLRFLVSRTQEEADKLDLQQLENRWLLPRLANRFMFNPMRSWRVLNLLERDLLTSDGGRRPARRDEIMRLRGLQEWEVVWLEAQRLVRSEPFGGQNLLNLSHDQLAAAIHERSLLRFVRRQLYVGITITVAFALCIVAALWVHAAQIDAAKERIRADHEFALRTAAAEAALERAGEQTGMNALATLAAAVKTLPSDDTAFFHLVDAAMSEGISIPLGYRQLVKDPGAFDNGRKTEILPDVDGNHFGHLRGAKLEVISLLGSDEPRMIHIPPDLSKASFALGNGGKAVVAINKRSATKAAPGIGPSERPVTGKKMDLHIHQNGILPWPKTELPPISGDLHELMLSPRAHWLIMADRKKKNLLCCDLQGHPLPLPLGKKAGDVRWLCFPKQDDIVVAAIYDSGAAPDSEFQSTSAFVKRGDNSEWLPLKLKDVRVAEFSMNGGWLAVVHGHEISFFSRTNLNQDTSLATTQTFPLRQILPVEKEEPRTLNIQTLTFFENDQRMIVSGRMRSELDYTYTDELYYFSLRNEKWQVDFSTQTQKRDEESDLSSTKLRDLLIRRIEESTTQLDRPTRWQFDPSGRWASTPTQIIDLLGDRSPPFSYPWQSIQLEEEDRRPRMPPNLGNWLSPTLAPPPLLRLLEPSGAYADWRLGSVPILRPSLRLLGKPERKARIAPDRACLIVWDEDRRWTGTANIQDQSAPSPGIILPEGWTVLNITAAKYLLAYSESSNSLQVWDVAIPEAPLFKEEIKLSTDINIQPSRDNALVNVAGDRIFIADTLSRLFWQFAFASKTWTSQPAERVLDLPHGWILQSHTTESEDEDSLASSMEYKASIAKASTPDKPLHVNLRSGYTHLKVTPDGRGLIIVYPETSKSTSGRRNSQLLLRHYELTPDEGLKDPQEWLLNGDAEVDDIMTSPDLRWCTALINGSTPKMWDLRLPASNQNNGRPALPLGEWSIGSDQYYFNENITKRKVAIIPERHELVIEGEDKVFHIPFSEWRPGTTPEELADRINFADLVSTLTSEQEFRTSMRRSGAISKKIIPGEVLLERYGKDMSNQSLAKVTAWLMNGGSVREHPFTTRPIGDWIAERLTAETIDDTIQAYRASPSDPKVLRALGKLLFKESGHQSSFTSEACFTFARENSSASEHAEIDAEWAQVSQHGALLLLDKIFQGTEYSSFRTYSKMKVLQQVQKRLGSLGYYQGAPDGRTDSLNHAAIVQWQASRGQPPTGLLSTNDIKQLGMNNLLEQHAPALGGKWLGTYYYGTDESAAQKPVEFKLTIQNNHGDSWFTGIYTEPYSGFGSRGPDGQMHGLVSGSIIDENGKMKIQFNKTYRYFHQPPIVYEGTLNPDTGKAYGNWGGKRGTFTLERQP; this is encoded by the coding sequence ATGGACACCGCACTTCCAGCGCCCAAGTCTGCTGACACTCCTCTCACAGTTAAAGTGCACCGCTATCCGGGCACCCGAGCCTTTCAAGACAAGGAGCTTGACCGCCGCCTCTTCACTGGGCGGGACACAGAGATTCGAGAGCTGTGCCAACGCATCTTGAGTCATCGCATCGTAGTCCTCTACGCAACCTCGGGCACGGGCAAATCCTCCCTATTGAAAGCGGGTGTCTTTCCCGAGCTGCGGGCTCGTGGATATCTGCCACTGGATGTGCGCTTTGACTTCTCGAAGGAGTGCACCTTGGGAACGCAGTTGGACAAGGAAGTCCGGCGTGAGTGTGCTCGTCCCGAGCAAGCTGCTACCTTGATCGATGCGCCGTCCGACAGCCCCACCTTTGAGCATTACTTTGATCAGGCCGAGTTCTGGGGAACACGCGGCCCGATGGTTCCAGTGCTAGTACTCGACCAGTTCGAGGATGTCTTCAAGCGTCACAAGGACCCAAAAATTGCCAAGCAGATCGCCCAGGCCCAGGCGGTCCTTTTTAAGGAAATTGCTAGCCTAATCACATCGCCGCGCGACATGCGGCTAGTGCTCTCCTTGCGCGAAGATGCGATAGGCACGCTGCTTGCCATGGGTCACGAGATTCCGGGCCTCACCCATCACAATCTGCAACTCCTGCCGCTCTCGGCAGAAAACGCCATTGAGGCGATTAAACTGCCTGCCACAAAAGATTTCGGCAAGTACAATGCTCTCTACACCCCCCCCTTTGAATGCGATGATGATGCTGTTCGCCCACTCACGAACTGGCTCGCGGAGAAGTCACGTGCCGTGATCAAAGACACTATGCGCGGGGAGGGGGGCGGAGTGGAAACCTTCGTTCTGCAGATCTTCTGCGAGCACATTGAGGCTCACGCGATCCGCGAGATAGCAGCAGGTCGCACTGGGACTTTCACCACAGCACTGTTTGAAGGCAAGGGAAAGAAAGAAGCCGTGCTTCGTGACTATTACCATGGCAAGCTTCTTCGCTTTCTTGTCAGTCGCACCCAGGAAGAGGCAGACAAGCTGGATCTACAGCAGTTGGAAAACAGGTGGTTGCTCCCGCGTCTTGCGAATAGATTCATGTTCAATCCGATGAGGTCGTGGCGCGTGCTCAATCTCCTGGAACGCGACCTTCTCACCAGCGATGGTGGGCGGCGGCCCGCCCGCCGTGATGAAATCATGCGTCTCCGGGGGCTGCAGGAGTGGGAAGTGGTTTGGCTAGAAGCCCAGCGTCTTGTGCGTTCAGAACCCTTTGGCGGCCAAAATTTACTCAACCTTAGCCATGATCAACTCGCGGCGGCGATTCACGAAAGGAGCCTGTTACGCTTCGTCCGGCGTCAGCTTTACGTAGGGATCACCATCACTGTCGCCTTTGCTCTCTGCATTGTTGCTGCTTTATGGGTTCATGCTGCACAGATAGATGCTGCTAAGGAACGCATACGTGCCGATCATGAGTTTGCGCTCCGCACTGCTGCTGCGGAAGCAGCGTTGGAGCGAGCTGGAGAGCAAACCGGGATGAACGCCCTGGCAACGCTCGCAGCGGCCGTGAAGACCCTGCCCAGTGATGATACTGCGTTCTTCCATCTCGTGGATGCAGCGATGTCCGAGGGCATCTCCATTCCTCTCGGCTACAGGCAACTTGTTAAAGACCCGGGTGCATTCGATAACGGGAGGAAGACTGAAATTCTCCCCGACGTAGATGGAAACCACTTCGGCCATTTACGTGGTGCTAAGTTGGAAGTCATCTCCCTTTTAGGTAGCGATGAACCTCGTATGATCCATATTCCTCCAGACCTCAGCAAGGCCAGCTTTGCACTAGGTAATGGTGGTAAAGCGGTTGTAGCCATCAACAAGCGTTCTGCGACAAAGGCAGCACCCGGCATCGGGCCTTCCGAACGACCAGTGACTGGTAAAAAAATGGATCTGCACATCCATCAGAACGGTATCTTGCCCTGGCCGAAGACTGAGCTACCGCCCATCAGCGGGGATCTCCACGAGCTTATGCTCAGTCCACGAGCCCATTGGTTGATTATGGCAGATCGCAAGAAAAAGAACCTCCTATGCTGTGATCTTCAAGGGCATCCTCTACCCCTTCCCCTGGGTAAAAAAGCTGGCGATGTCCGATGGCTGTGCTTTCCAAAGCAAGACGACATTGTAGTTGCAGCTATATATGATTCAGGAGCTGCTCCAGATTCTGAATTTCAGAGCACATCGGCCTTTGTAAAGCGAGGGGATAACTCTGAGTGGTTACCCCTAAAACTGAAAGATGTCCGCGTTGCCGAATTCAGCATGAACGGCGGCTGGCTGGCAGTTGTTCATGGCCATGAAATAAGCTTTTTTTCGCGCACAAACCTAAATCAAGACACATCACTAGCAACTACGCAGACATTCCCTCTTAGACAGATACTTCCAGTGGAAAAGGAGGAGCCGCGCACACTGAATATTCAAACGCTCACATTTTTTGAGAATGATCAGCGCATGATTGTTAGCGGAAGAATGAGATCTGAACTCGATTATACCTATACCGATGAGCTTTATTATTTTAGCTTGAGAAACGAAAAGTGGCAGGTTGATTTTAGCACCCAGACTCAGAAGAGAGACGAGGAGTCCGATCTCAGCTCAACCAAACTTAGAGACCTCCTTATACGTCGTATAGAAGAAAGCACCACTCAACTTGACCGCCCGACTCGCTGGCAGTTCGATCCCTCTGGACGTTGGGCCTCTACTCCGACTCAAATCATCGATCTTTTGGGCGACAGAAGCCCACCATTTAGCTACCCTTGGCAAAGCATTCAGTTGGAGGAAGAAGATAGGCGCCCACGGATGCCCCCTAATCTTGGCAATTGGCTGTCCCCCACCTTAGCGCCCCCCCCATTGCTACGGTTACTGGAACCTAGCGGTGCATATGCAGATTGGCGTTTGGGCAGCGTCCCCATACTGCGCCCATCCCTCCGACTGTTAGGTAAACCAGAACGCAAAGCACGAATAGCTCCTGATAGAGCCTGCTTGATCGTTTGGGACGAAGACAGACGCTGGACTGGGACGGCAAACATACAAGATCAAAGTGCCCCTAGTCCAGGCATTATTCTACCCGAAGGATGGACAGTCCTAAATATTACGGCAGCCAAGTACCTTTTAGCCTACTCGGAATCCAGTAACAGTCTACAAGTGTGGGATGTGGCAATACCGGAGGCACCACTCTTCAAAGAAGAAATTAAGCTCTCTACAGACATAAATATCCAACCCAGTCGCGACAACGCATTGGTCAATGTCGCAGGAGACCGCATCTTCATTGCAGATACTCTATCGAGGCTTTTTTGGCAGTTCGCTTTTGCCTCAAAAACCTGGACGTCACAGCCAGCAGAGCGTGTGCTCGACCTGCCTCATGGATGGATCTTACAATCCCACACTACTGAATCTGAAGACGAGGATAGCCTTGCCAGTTCGATGGAGTACAAAGCGAGCATTGCCAAAGCCAGCACTCCAGACAAACCACTACATGTCAATCTGCGAAGCGGTTACACTCATTTAAAGGTTACACCCGATGGTCGTGGGTTGATAATTGTTTATCCGGAAACAAGCAAGTCCACTTCTGGCCGGAGGAACTCACAACTATTACTCAGGCACTATGAACTGACTCCTGATGAAGGACTAAAGGATCCGCAAGAATGGCTCCTTAACGGGGATGCCGAAGTAGATGACATAATGACTTCTCCGGACTTGCGCTGGTGCACTGCACTCATAAATGGCTCCACGCCTAAAATGTGGGACCTACGACTCCCTGCCAGCAATCAAAATAATGGCCGACCAGCGCTGCCCTTGGGAGAATGGAGCATCGGCAGCGACCAATACTACTTCAACGAAAATATTACCAAGCGGAAGGTCGCCATTATCCCTGAACGGCATGAACTGGTCATCGAAGGCGAGGACAAGGTATTCCATATACCTTTCTCAGAGTGGCGTCCTGGCACGACTCCAGAAGAGCTTGCTGATCGCATAAATTTCGCTGACCTAGTCTCCACTCTCACCAGTGAACAAGAGTTTCGCACCTCTATGCGTAGAAGTGGAGCCATCAGCAAAAAAATCATACCAGGCGAAGTCTTGCTTGAGCGCTATGGCAAAGACATGAGCAACCAAAGTCTAGCCAAAGTCACGGCTTGGCTCATGAATGGCGGTTCGGTGCGCGAGCATCCCTTCACGACTCGGCCTATTGGTGACTGGATCGCCGAACGCCTGACCGCAGAAACCATCGATGATACGATACAAGCATATAGAGCCTCGCCCAGTGATCCAAAAGTATTGCGTGCTCTAGGCAAGCTCTTGTTTAAAGAATCAGGCCATCAGTCCAGCTTTACCTCTGAGGCTTGCTTTACTTTTGCCAGAGAAAACTCTTCAGCCAGTGAGCACGCCGAGATTGACGCGGAGTGGGCTCAAGTATCCCAACACGGGGCCCTGCTCTTACTCGATAAGATCTTTCAAGGCACCGAATACTCTTCTTTCAGGACTTACAGTAAAATGAAGGTTCTGCAGCAAGTGCAGAAGAGGCTGGGCAGTCTTGGTTACTATCAAGGTGCGCCTGACGGCCGGACAGATAGTTTGAATCATGCCGCGATTGTTCAATGGCAGGCCTCCCGAGGTCAGCCGCCCACAGGATTGTTGTCAACGAATGACATAAAACAATTAGGAATGAATAATTTACTGGAGCAACATGCACCTGCCCTCGGCGGAAAGTGGCTTGGCACTTATTATTATGGGACCGATGAATCAGCTGCACAAAAACCGGTCGAGTTTAAGCTTACTATCCAGAACAATCACGGTGACTCTTGGTTCACAGGTATTTACACAGAGCCATACTCTGGCTTCGGATCTCGTGGGCCTGACGGGCAGATGCATGGCTTAGTGTCAGGCTCTATCATTGATGAAAATGGCAAGATGAAAATTCAATTCAACAAGACTTACCGTTATTTTCACCAACCTCCTATAGTTTACGAGGGCACGCTCAATCCAGATACAGGCAAAGCCTATGGCAATTGGGGCGGTAAGCGAGGAACGTTTACCTTGGAACGACAGCCTTAA
- a CDS encoding caspase family protein: MKRAAIIIGVDRTGGMPPLRDAAKGARRFEDWALSQKFDSIHVFTDEDDSVVEVGAIKRAIKKMVDTGTFEQLVIYFAGHGVNIGYGEYWLLSDAPGDPQAAVNIRSSTWQAEYSGIPHTIFISDACRTAAEGGTTQRVTGSEIFPNDGVGGLAKPVDIFYACTLGRPALEIRDRNVAAGAFTALYTSAFLDVLQGKHAELLEWKKEAGKSVAYVRPRPLKPHLTAEVPRRITQLKLQATAIQEPDARIVSDDTAWIARLTEEEGFTPPRPTAFSIPIRRSNAYRAGVKPALAPVTAASAACILLRSVLKDGIQGIMTASEPPELITRRRTRSPKLTTLDKDSVACVATLNSLARKAAIPFGPPHQETHCGFKIRGAKFVKAWCNGSIAEVIDQPGDLIRMHNVPTPSTSVLLELENGTGMLLPAIPGFLAGLTVEDGELIDVAYEPSDNTSRWDTYRQHAADLRALRAVASSATRSGVFRLENEDALEIMHRMQHFKSVDPSLAIYATYAYHDIRLRELIQQISNSMRDDLGARLFDIALLAGELHKVQIGASKDQALISPFPLLAQGWALLAAQAVTLPDALKDIQCSLLPSVWTLFNPEGVRKIQTAIEQREII; the protein is encoded by the coding sequence ATGAAGCGGGCAGCCATCATCATCGGTGTCGACAGGACCGGAGGCATGCCCCCCCTGAGAGACGCTGCCAAAGGTGCCCGACGTTTTGAAGACTGGGCACTGAGCCAAAAATTTGATTCTATACATGTTTTCACCGACGAGGACGACAGCGTCGTGGAAGTGGGGGCAATTAAGAGGGCCATCAAAAAGATGGTTGATACTGGCACCTTTGAGCAACTTGTGATCTATTTCGCGGGCCATGGCGTGAACATCGGCTATGGCGAGTATTGGTTGCTATCTGACGCGCCTGGAGACCCACAGGCGGCAGTCAATATCCGCAGCAGTACATGGCAGGCCGAATACTCCGGCATTCCACACACCATCTTCATTTCCGATGCCTGCCGTACAGCTGCTGAAGGAGGAACAACCCAGAGGGTGACTGGCAGTGAAATTTTTCCTAACGACGGAGTCGGTGGGTTAGCAAAGCCAGTAGATATTTTTTATGCCTGTACGTTGGGACGTCCGGCACTTGAGATCCGGGATCGGAATGTGGCGGCAGGCGCATTTACAGCTTTGTATACCAGTGCATTTCTTGATGTATTGCAGGGCAAGCACGCTGAACTCCTGGAATGGAAAAAGGAGGCAGGCAAGTCCGTTGCCTACGTACGACCAAGGCCGCTGAAACCTCATCTAACCGCAGAGGTACCACGTCGTATCACCCAACTCAAATTGCAGGCAACCGCGATCCAGGAGCCGGACGCGCGGATCGTTTCGGATGACACCGCCTGGATCGCACGACTTACCGAAGAGGAAGGGTTTACACCGCCTAGGCCAACAGCATTTTCAATACCCATACGGAGAAGCAATGCATATCGCGCAGGGGTGAAGCCCGCATTAGCTCCTGTCACAGCAGCTTCAGCGGCATGCATTCTGTTGCGGTCAGTGCTGAAAGACGGCATCCAAGGTATCATGACAGCCTCGGAGCCCCCGGAACTGATCACTCGACGCCGCACCCGTAGCCCGAAACTCACCACTCTCGATAAGGACTCGGTGGCATGCGTCGCTACATTGAACTCCCTAGCGAGGAAAGCTGCGATCCCATTCGGGCCACCCCATCAAGAGACCCATTGCGGCTTCAAAATTCGGGGTGCCAAATTTGTCAAAGCTTGGTGCAACGGATCAATCGCAGAGGTCATAGACCAGCCTGGTGATTTGATTCGTATGCACAATGTTCCAACCCCAAGCACTAGCGTTCTACTGGAGTTGGAGAATGGAACAGGCATGTTGCTGCCAGCCATTCCCGGATTCCTCGCCGGTCTCACGGTAGAGGATGGGGAATTGATAGACGTAGCCTATGAACCCTCCGATAACACCTCACGTTGGGATACTTACCGCCAACACGCTGCAGATCTGCGGGCACTTCGTGCGGTAGCTTCATCTGCTACCCGGAGCGGTGTGTTTCGGCTGGAGAATGAAGACGCACTGGAAATCATGCATCGGATGCAGCATTTCAAAAGTGTTGATCCCTCGCTAGCCATCTATGCCACCTATGCCTATCATGACATTCGTCTCCGCGAGCTCATCCAGCAAATAAGCAATTCTATGAGGGACGATCTTGGAGCCCGCTTGTTCGATATTGCCTTGCTTGCTGGTGAACTTCACAAAGTCCAAATCGGCGCATCCAAAGATCAGGCTCTCATCTCCCCATTCCCTCTGCTCGCTCAAGGTTGGGCACTCCTCGCCGCCCAGGCAGTTACCTTGCCGGACGCCCTCAAGGACATTCAATGCTCCCTCCTGCCTTCGGTCTGGACGCTGTTTAACCCCGAAGGAGTGAGAAAAATCCAAACTGCCATAGAACAACGAGAAATTATATGA
- a CDS encoding alpha/beta hydrolase: MKRKLIFIHGRSQQFKDSIQLKAEWISAWKKGLKLNGLELPMEETDIAFPYYGQTLHDLVERSPEVAEIIIRGAEEDAAKKAFVRSVIEEIKKAKITDEQLETIVGSDVVERGPLNWPWVRGVLQAVDKYIPGGSGSSIALATNDVYQYLNSSGIRDSIESGVLKAISPGIETVVVSHSLGTVVAYNLLRREGESREWKVPLFVTLGSPLAVTAIKKALRPIGHPSCVSKWYNAMDPRDIVSLRPLDEDHFDISPSIENHLEVNNHTDNRHGIAGYLDDKQVAKRIYDALVA; this comes from the coding sequence ATGAAACGTAAGCTCATTTTCATCCACGGTCGGTCACAGCAATTCAAAGACTCCATCCAGCTGAAAGCCGAATGGATTTCTGCATGGAAAAAAGGCCTCAAATTGAATGGCCTGGAATTGCCCATGGAGGAAACAGATATCGCCTTCCCCTATTATGGTCAGACTCTCCATGACCTAGTAGAAAGATCCCCAGAAGTCGCTGAAATTATCATACGAGGTGCCGAAGAAGATGCCGCCAAGAAAGCGTTCGTCCGATCCGTCATCGAAGAGATCAAAAAGGCCAAGATCACCGATGAGCAGCTCGAAACGATCGTCGGCAGCGACGTAGTTGAGCGCGGCCCCCTCAATTGGCCCTGGGTCCGTGGCGTCCTACAAGCTGTCGATAAATACATCCCAGGCGGCAGTGGCAGCAGTATTGCGCTTGCCACCAACGACGTATACCAATACCTCAATAGCTCTGGCATTCGCGACTCTATTGAATCCGGCGTGCTCAAGGCCATTAGTCCCGGTATTGAGACAGTGGTCGTCAGCCACTCCCTTGGCACGGTCGTGGCCTACAACCTCTTGCGCCGTGAGGGAGAGTCCCGCGAATGGAAGGTACCACTCTTTGTAACCTTGGGATCCCCTCTCGCTGTGACTGCAATTAAAAAGGCCCTGCGTCCCATAGGCCATCCATCCTGCGTCTCTAAATGGTACAATGCTATGGACCCACGCGACATCGTGTCCCTGCGACCACTGGACGAAGATCATTTCGACATCTCCCCCTCCATCGAGAACCACCTCGAGGTCAACAATCACACCGATAATCGCCACGGCATCGCTGGCTATCTGGACGATAAACAAGTGGCCAAACGCATCTACGATGCATTGGTCGCATGA